The following proteins are encoded in a genomic region of Oncorhynchus gorbuscha isolate QuinsamMale2020 ecotype Even-year unplaced genomic scaffold, OgorEven_v1.0 Un_scaffold_1021, whole genome shotgun sequence:
- the LOC124021015 gene encoding oocyte zinc finger protein XlCOF6.1-like gives MKFGRRKKCAKPRLELSLRPVTSTVMTNPACLSPSTLSPNLQSLGPDCDSGAQFALQDPEMASVKLEDCSQTLELNVNIKDEEEEEKIGTCVSHGDHVETFSTSREQQQEDHRPKRSHHCPHCKEIFPILSKLKIHLKIHTVENLYSCTDCGKNFVTLKALTGHQRVHTGEKPYSCSDCGAGFSQLGTLKQHERIHTGEKPYSCSDCGNSFCRLGHLKEHERIHTGVKHYSCSDCGKSFSRLGTLKTHERIHTGEKPYSCSDCVKCFTTASHLKVHQRTHTGERPYSCSDCVKCFTTASQLKSHQRTHTGEKPYFCSDCEASFSRLGHLKTHERIHTGEKPYFCSDCGASFSQLGHLKQHECVHTGVKPYSCADCGKSFSQLGTLKTHERIHTGEKPYSCSDCGKGFSRLDYLKTHEHIHT, from the exons ATGAAGTTTGGTAGAAGAAAAAAATGTGCCAAACCGC GACTAGAATTAAGTCTGAGGCCGGTAACATCAACAGTAATgacaaacccagcctgcctctctccttccacactgagtccaaacctacagtcactgggtcctgattgtgacagtggagcccagtttgcactgcaggatccagagatggcatcagtgaagctggaagactgcagtcaaacactggagctgaatgtcaacattaaagatgaagaagaggaggagaagattggaACATGTGTTTCTCATG gagaccatgttgagacattctctacatccagagagcaacagcaggaagATCACAGACCTAAGAGGTCTCACCACTGCCCACATTGTAAAGAGATTTTCCCAATTCTTTCAAAGCTAAAAATACATCTAAAAATTCACACAGTTGAGAATCTGTATTCCTGTACTGACTGTGGGAAGAATTTCGTAACATTAAAGGCTCTGACAGGTCATCAGAGAgtgcacacaggagagaagccttactcctgctctgactgtggggcgGGTTTCTCTCAACTGGGCACCTTAAAACaacatgaacgtatacatacaggagagaagccttactcctgctctgactgtgggaataGTTTCTGTCGACTGGGTCACTTAAAAGaacatgaacgtatacatacaggagtgaagcattactcctgctctgactgtggaaagagtttctctcgACTGGGCACCTTAAAAACACAcgaacgtatacatacaggagagaagccttactcctgctctgactgtgtaaAATGCTTCACAACAGCATCTCACCTAAAAGTTCATCagcgaacacacacaggagagaggccttactcctgctctgactgtgtaaAATGCTTCACAACAGCATCTCAGCTAAAAagtcatcagagaacacacacaggagagaagccttatttctgctctgactgtgaggcgagtttctctcgactgggccacttaaaaacacatgaacgtatacacacaggagagaagccttatttctgctctgactgtggggcgAGTTTCTCTCAACTGGGCCACTTAAAACAACATGAATGTGTCCATACAGGagtgaagccttactcctgcgctgactgtggaaagagtttctctcaACTGGGCACCTTAAAAACACATGAgcgtatacatacaggagagaagccttactcctgctctgactgtggaaagggTTTTTCTCGACTGGACTACCTGAAAACTCATGAACATATACATACATGA